Genomic DNA from Entelurus aequoreus isolate RoL-2023_Sb linkage group LG25, RoL_Eaeq_v1.1, whole genome shotgun sequence:
taaattgtcaggaaagaaaaggaaggaatttaaaaggtaaaaaggtatatgtgtttaaaatcctaaaatcatttttaaggttgtattttttctctaaaattgtctttctgaaagttataagaagcaaagtaaaaaaaataatgaatttatttaaacaagtgaagtccAAGTCTTtagaatattttcttggattttcaaattctatttgagttttgtctctcttagaattaaaaatgtcgggcaaagcgagaccagcttgctagtaaataaatacaatttaaaaaatagaggcagctcactggtaagtgctgctatttgagctatttttagaacaggccggcgggctactcatctggtccttacgggccacctggtgcccgcgggcaccgcgttggtgacccctgctgtagagtctTAACTAATGGTGCAACTTGACAACATCCTCAActgtcagaatcagaatagtttttatttccattgtttgagaacgggttcagaaactaggaatttttcttggtgcaacataaaacacatatagcacagaataggtaataaaaagagctgtaactgagctatcagatcttgttattgttcatgtgcctgatggccgagggaaaaaaactgttcaggtggcgggaggtgtgggtctggatggaccgtcgtctcctgcctgaggggagaggggagactAGTCCTCAGCTTAATGCAACGATACATCAGAGAGTATGgtaataatacaaaacccaaaaccagtgaagttggcacgttgtgtaaatggtaaataaaaacagaatacaatgagttgcaaatccttttcaacttatattcaattgaatagactgcaaagacaagatacttaacgttccaactggtaaactttgtcattttttttttacaaatattagctcatttggaatttgatgcctgcaacatgtttcacaaaagctggcacaagtggcaaaaaagactgagaacgttgaggaatgctaatcaaacacttttttggaacatcccacaggtgaacaggttaattgggaacaggtgggtgccatgattgggtataaaagcagcttccatgaaatgctcagtcattcacaaacaaggatgggggggagggtcaccactttgtgaacaaatgcgttagcaaattgtccaacattttaagaacaatatttctcaaggagctgttgcaaggaatgtagggatttcaccatctacggtccgtaatatcatcaaaaggttcagagaatctggagaaactcTTAACACTATTACTATCAAAATTGTAGGAATTTTTCCTCATTAAGTAATGTATTttcataatattttgattttattttagtAAAACTACAGCATTTACTGATTTTTCCCTCCAAAGTTCTAGgatattttgtctttaaaaaatatGCAACGGCTGGCTGGCACTTCAGTTTCCAGCTGGTAAATATGGATTACTTTTGTTGgatttttgataaaataaaagcaaaacttgttttgaattatcttGTTTTTTCCGCCAAAAAATAGATAATAAAATCATAAACAGGGTTTTTCCTGCGTGGCGGACGCCTCCATCTAATTTTGTGCCGCCCCAGCCAGAGCGATTGATATAGCTAAACACAGCGTAAAGCTCCGGCTGTGTTGATTGAGCGATTGATATCCCTCTGTGGCAGCTATGTATTTTAACTGCAGTTGCAGCGTTGCACCACTATAGAGGCGCTATATCGACAGTAGTGCACCGGAAAGACCTGAGGCTACTACCGAAGAAGAAACGGATCGAATCGTATTTTTTCCCACTACTTAGTGCATAACGTTGACCGCCGTAACAAGTGGATTCCTGCCATACGGAGCATGATACGGAGGGATCACTGgactcctacagaacactccagactgtgctgtgaacattttgtctctggtaagtGAAGGAAGCTagtagttttagcttcgtttccaaccttttctgactaattataaTAAATCAATTGATTGAAGAATTAattagaagtttgcataggatcaggtagagtttcatgactgtacagattgactggtacaaggtcaactaaaaTGAGTTACCCCAAGAAAGCATTACCAGCATGtcgtgtttatttaaaaaaaagtttcctccatgtcagagtagtttttttttcattttgacagaaaaaatatgtactgcttgaaattgcatgccttttaaagtttagtagtatccattattgcagcaaatcttacagtatattacagtcatagacaatttagagtgaaaagaaaattttattttcactcgcatacaaaaattctaacttggattgtttccctggcttcgagactctcccgaaagacagtgcggcgaagacacaacaaactcccttcttgtctcccaTGGACATACGCCtgctgttgttgactttggactgactagcgactgcacgacaccaaggccgcggaacagagacacgcggcaggcttacacacacacacacacatgcatccacaaaaaatattcgccacacacacataccccacccccccatCCAATGCTTGCGACACGAATTCCTTAGGAATGAttgacggctgggcagcgcctgaagagctgcagcccgccaccgtagcccccactccccctcctctgttgcaagtcttgagatgcatgttgtaatatgtatatgtgctttgctatggaggttttttcccactcaagatagcatttttttactcatcctcccccagcgttgacctttttcccatcttttaccctgtacactgtttgtttgtctaatcttgaacgggtttgtgctgaaaacaaagtttcgttgtacttgtgcaatgacaataaagacctacctacctacctacctacctacctgttATCATACTTGTGGTAACTTGTGCTCTTTTTCAAGGACCACTGGAAAAGGTTCTTAGCcgaaatacactttattaaagTACTGCAGAGTTACTATTAATACAGACACGGAGCCGACGTAACATTGCTGTCTATCGGAGGATCACGTACACAAACCCCGAAGTCCTAGGGACATCACATAGTAAACAGCACATGCGAAAATCATCCATTCCTTATCCTACAGCGACACCAAGTGGGCACTTGGCTATATTGCCGTTGTTCTAATGAGTGCAACTTAATAATGCTTTCATAAATGTTCACATTATAACACTTCTCCCCCTTTAGATTCCAACATTCCCAAAAATATAAATGGACTTTGAGAAAACCCAAAACGGTGGTTATCATTAGCTGGCGTACACATAAACTTAAAGTACTGTCTCAGCAACTGTTTAGCAATATAAACCTGAAAACATGAAAACATGGCAGATTTAAACTTTCAGTCACACATTCAGTCTGTCTGGAGGTTTGCGAGTGCGATGCGACCTTCGCACTACCTCTGGTGACCCAGCAGACACCGCTGGTGTGGGTGACTTCGGTGGATCTGGTGTAGGGAGACTGGGAGAGGTCTGGATGTCAGTGTGAGAGTGTCCATCCTCTCCAGAGGAAACAGAAGCCTCTGTCCTTGTCTCAGACTCTGGCGAACCCACCCCTACTGCTGTTGGTCCAGCCCCTGGAAACTCAGTGGAACtgtctgtctctgagcctgtatcCTGCCGCAGGCGCACATGGTCCTGATGTCTGCGGAAGATACGTCCATCAGTCAGCTTAACAACGTAGGAAACTGGCCCACTCCTCTTGAGAATAATCCCAGGTAGCCACTGCTGGTTGTTGTTGCTGCTGAAGTTTCTCACATAGACACAGTCATCTGGTTTCAACTGTCTCTCACGTGCATGTTGATCatgtctttctttctgtttttcctgctttccctgcaCTTTTGCCTTCATGTCCGGACGCAGCAGGTCCAGTCTTGACTTGGGCCGACGCCCCATCAGCATCTCTGCTGGCGTGCGCCCCGTTGTAGTCTGTGGCGTGAGGCGGTATTTAAACAGGAATCGTGAAAGCTGAGTGCTGAGTGAGTCACCTGTCATTCGCTTCAGGCCCTCCTTCACTGTCTGAACAGCCCGCTCCGCCAGTCCATTTGAGGCTGGGTGGAAAGGAGCTGTTCTTATGTGATGAATGCCGTTCTGTTGCATGAACTCACTGAACAACTCGCTGGTGAAAGTCGGACCATTATCAGTGACTAGTGTGTCAGGCAAGCCGTGTACTGCAAACACTTGCCTGAGTTTGTCGATGGTTGTGGGGGCTGTGATGTTGCTCATGATGTGGGCCTCAATCCATTTAGAATGCGCATCCACCATTAGGAGAAACATCTGCCCCTTAAAAGGGCCCGCAAAGTCCATATGTAGCCTAGACCAGGGACGGTCTGGCCACTCCCATGGGTGCAAAGGAGCAGGTGGAGGCATGTTCTGATTAATCTGACACTGCGTGCATCCTTTCACTTTGTCCTCCAGATCCTTATCCAGTCCTGGCCACCAGACATAGGATCTTGCGAGGCTTTTCATCCGCGATGCACCTGGATGAGTCTCATGTATTTCCTCCACAATCTGTGAACGGCCTGGGGGAGGTACAATGACCCTCGCACCCCAAAAGATGCAGCCATCTTGCAGACTCAGTTCAGTTTTACGTTTAGTATAAGGCCTCAACTCCTCTCCTTCTATCACACTGGGCCAGCCTTGTAAAAGGAAAGTTTTTACTTGGGACATGACTGGGTCCCTCTCTGTCCACTGTTTGATCCGGGATGCTTTCACAGGTGTCTCTTCCAGCTTTTCCAGTGAGAAAACAGTCTCTGGAGGCACATAAGTAACAGCAGGCGTGTCAGGTAAAGGCAGCCGACTCAGTGCATCGGCATTTGCGTTATCCTTACCTGCTCTGTACTCTATGGCGTACTGGTAGGCTGACAGTGTGAGCGCCCAACGTTGTATCCTGGCTGAGGCCAGCGGTGGGATACATTTGGTCTCACTGAACAGGCTCATCAGTGGCTTATGGTCTGTGTAGATCTTGAATGCGCGACCATAGAGATACTGATGAAAGCGCTTGACAGCGAACACGATGGCCAGACCTTCTTTGTCTAGCTGTGAGTATCCCTGCTCCGCTTTTGTCAGGGTACGTGAAGCAAAGCCAACCGGCTTCTCTGATCCGTCCTCCATTACATGCGAAAGAACTGCCCCGACTCCATAGGGCGAGGCGTCGCATGAAAGTGTTATCTGTTTATCCGGGTCATAGTGAACCAGGAGCGTTGCTGAATGGAGGAGCTCTTTCACTTCCTTGAAAGCTGCCTCCTGCTCCTCACACCACTGCCATTTCGTGTCATTGTGAAGCAACTTGTACAGTGGGGCCAAAACTTTTGAGAGGTCGGGCAGAAACTTGCCATAATAGTTCACCATGCCTAAGAAcgatctgagttcagtgatgcatttGGGGTTTGGAGCTTCCTTAATAGCTCTCACTTTGTCTTCCACTGGGCAGAGTCCCTGTGCTGTGATCCTGTGTCCCAGATAGGTCACACTTGGTGCTAGAAACACACATTTGCTGCGCTTTAATCGCAGCCCTGCTTCTGAGAGTCTCTTCAGCACCTCTTCCAAGTTAGCCAGATGCTCCACCTCCGTGGCCCCTGTGACCAAAATATCATCTAAGTACACTGCTACATGCGGAATCCCCTGCAGCAGAGTGTCCATTGTTCTTTGGAAAATGGCAGGACTGGATGCCACTCCAAACACCAGGCGATTGTATTTGAATAAacctttgtgtgtgttgatcgtgaCGTACTCTTTTGAATCCTCGTCGAGCAGTAGCTGTTGGTAGGCCTGGCTCATGTCCAGCTTTGTGAACAGCTTACCCCCTGCCAGGGTCGCAAACAGGTCGTCTATGCGTGGCAATGGATACTCCTCCAGCTTAGAGACCTGATTCACTGTGACTTTGTAGTCCCCGCATATCCGTGCAGTTTTGTCCTCCTTTAACACTGGAACAATGGGTGCTGCCCACCTTGAAAACTGGACGGGCTTGATGATGCCCAGCTTCTGTAATCGTTCCAGTTCCTCTTCAACTTTGCCTTTCATGGCATAGGGCACTGCTCTGGGCTTGAAAAACCTAGGTGTGGCTTCAGGGTCAACATGGAGCTTTACTGTCATGCCCTTAAGTGTTCCCAGCTCATCCTTGAACACATCACTGTATCGCTGCAGAGTGACCTCTGTTGTGCTTGCATATTTTATTTCATGCCAGTTGAGTCGGATTTTTCTAAGCACATCGCGGCCCAAAAGACTGGGCCCTCTGCCTTTAGCGATCACCAGCCTGCCTTTAGCTTTTTGACCCTCTGCTAAAATGTCCACATAAACCACTCCCAAATGAGGAATGGGCTGCCCTGTATAGGTCCTAAGTTTGAGCTTTGATGGGCGGATGGGAGGCTGGTTAAACCCCCACGTCCTCCTGTAAGTGTCTTCACTGATAACGGAGGCTGTAGCTCCTGAATCAATCTCAAACTTAATGTCCTGCCCTCCTACAGTGACTGTTGCATAGTAAGGCTCAGGTGGTTCTTCATCCGTTTCCACaccaaacatgttaaaagaacacACAGCCTCTTTATCTTCTTCATCTAGGTGATGTGTGGCTGCCTGAGCCTGCTGCATTTTTCCCAGCCCCGGCTTGCCCTTCCCCTTTGAGCTTCTGCACTTTTTGGCTAAATGTCCCTTTTTGTTACAAGCATGACAAACAACGTCTTTAAATTTACAGTCATTTGCATAGTGTCCCCCTCCACAACGAAAACACTCCACTTTTCTTTCATGCTTACCAGTCTCTCTCCTGACATGGTGCACTGCTGCTGTTTGTGCTCCTCCATGTCCTTTCTGGATATCCTTGGCATTATTAGCAGCCATCTCCATGCCTTGGGAGATTTCCAGAGCTTTCTTGAACGTCAGTGGTGGAGTTTCCCCCAGCAGGCGGCGTTGTGTGGCGTCATTATTAATGCCGCACACTAATCTGTCACGTAGCATATCATCTAACACTGCCCCGAAATCACAATGTTCTGACAGCTGCCGTAACTCGGCTACAAAGTTAGCCACAGACTGACCTTGCCTCCTGAAGTAGCTGTGAAACTTGAATCTTTGGACTATCACAGAAGGTTTTGGATTGTGGTGGTTTCCCACGAGCGTGACAAGATCATCATATGGGATCTCTCCCGGTTTCCGCGGTGTGGCCAAGTTCCTTATCAACTTataagtctttgctccacacgcactCAGGAGAATAGAGCGCTTTTTATCCTCTTCTGTAATCCCATTAGCAGAGAAAAAGTGTCCCAACCTTTCTTCATACTCCGTCCAGTCCTCGTGTCCCTCCACAAATTCACCGACAGTCCCATATGTAGCCATCCTAGCTTGAGGCTCCCTCTCCACGCAGCTCTTCTGTAGCTCCGGGTGCCTTTTTTATTTCCTCTTCAAGCTGCTCCTCTGCAGCCGCCGACACACACTGCCGTCCTCCGTTCTGCTTCACTGCTGCGAACTGCGTCTCTCCTCTGTGTTTTTCCTCGGCGCCGTCGGTCACGCACGGCCGCCTAGCTTACCTAGCACACTTAGCTTAGCTTACAAAACAACAAACCGGAGACacacgaaaaaaacaaaaaccagttCACCTCGTCGCCAAAAATATGTGGTAACTTGTGCTCTTTTTCAAGGACCACTGGAAAAGGTTCTTAGCcgaaatacactttattaaagTACTGCAGAGTTACTATTAATACAGACACGGAGCCGACGTAACATTGCTGTCTATCGGAGGATCACGTACACAAACCCCGAAGTCCTAGGGACATCACATAGTAAACAGCACATGCGAAAATCATCCATTCCTTATCCTACAGCGACACCAAGTGGGCACTTGGCTATATTGCCGTTGTTCTAATGAGTGCAACTTAATAATGCTTTCATAAATGTTCACATTATAACAAtactttccaattttttttttgtctaaatagaaataaatacttaaatatctgcttgacttatgattttacagcaaactacccatcaaattaataaaaatgacaatacacttttaagtgttctttacagcatattagtgtaaattgaacattttttttgctttaaaattcTGGCTCATGATCAGGATTGTACCACCTCTGcctcaatttgagccaggaaaaatGGTGTTTTTAGGCTGTGTAGCCTACTATTTCTTATACTTGTCAGTGTGGCTCTAAGTATGTGTTTCTCTCAGGTTCAgttaattttattgtattttctaACCTCCACTTTGAACTAAATGGTGTCAGTCGCTGGATTTTATATGCTTGACTAGGCCATTGATTTCAAATTGAATGCTGAGGAGAGTGTTGCACAATTTTGTCTAGTATTTCAACAATACAGTAATATTGTTGTAACATAGTTTACTGCTTTAAGTTTACATGCTTAGAATAAAGTAAATCACACACATTGATGCATCACTTCTTATTTCAACATTGATGTTGTCCCTATAGTATTAAAAGCTGACAATTTATTAATAACTTAGCAATGAAGATGTTTAAGATGCTACAATCCCAGACATCGGTTGTCATGTCAACAAAAGCCAACTAGCTAGCATTTTAGTTTTACGAAATGCTTAGTTTTGGTGGTCCTCATCATGAcagcatttcactcacatttcCACAACTTTCCGCATTTAATAGTAGATTCCGTTTTCATTGGCCAATTCTGTGATTATGTCGGCCATTTTGTCAACGCGGAAATCATAAGGCGGGCCCTACGCCCCAAACTAattagtaacacacacacacacacaagacgaACAACAAACTGTTCCATTCCTATACTCTTAACACTATTGCTATAAAAATTGTAGAATTTTTTCTTCATTAAGTCATGTATTttcataatattttgactttattttagTAAAATTACAACCTTTTACTGACCTTTCCCTCCAAAATTCTAGGacattttgtctttaaaaagtATGCAACGGCTGGCTGGCACTTCGGTTTCCAGCTGGTAAATATGGGttacttttgttatatttttgataaaatacaagcaaaacttgttttgaattatcttgtttttcccccaaaaaaagacaaacaaattgtcaagttcaaacactattaaacaagacaagaagcaaagaatcaaacagacacataattaaatttggactcaattg
This window encodes:
- the LOC133642456 gene encoding uncharacterized protein K02A2.6-like, encoding MATYGTVGEFVEGHEDWTEYEERLGHFFSANGITEEDKKRSILLSACGAKTYKLIRNLATPRKPGEIPYDDLVTLVGNHHNPKPSVIVQRFKFHSYFRRQGQSVANFVAELRQLSEHCDFGAVLDDMLRDRLVCGINNDATQRRLLGETPPLTFKKALEISQGMEMAANNAKDIQKGHGGAQTAAVHHVRRETGKHERKVECFRCGGGHYANDCKFKDVVCHACNKKGHLAKKCRSSKGKGKPGLGKMQQAQAATHHLDEEDKEAVCSFNMFGVETDEEPPEPYYATVTVGGQDIKFEIDSGATASVISEDTYRRTWGFNQPPIRPSKLKLRTYTGQPIPHLGVVYVDILAEGQKAKGRLVIAKGRGPSLLGRDVLRKIRLNWHEIKYASTTEVTLQRYSDVFKDELGTLKGMTVKLHVDPEATPRFFKPRAVPYAMKGKVEEELERLQKLGIIKPVQFSRWAAPIVPVLKEDKTARICGDYKVTVNQVSKLEEYPLPRIDDLFATLAGGKLFTKLDMSQAYQQLLLDEDSKEYVTINTHKGLFKYNRLVFGVASSPAIFQRTMDTLLQGIPHVAVYLDDILVTGATEVEHLANLEEVLKRLSEAGLRLKRSKCVFLAPSVTYLGHRITAQGLCPVEDKVRAIKEAPNPKCITELRSFLGMVNYYGKFLPDLSKVLAPLYKLLHNDTKWQWCEEQEAAFKEVKELLHSATLLVHYDPDKQITLSCDASPYGVGAVLSHVMEDGSEKPVGFASRTLTKAEQGYSQLDKEGLAIVFAVKRFHQYLYGRAFKIYTDHKPLMSLFSETKCIPPLASARIQRWALTLSAYQYAIEYRAETVFSLEKLEETPVKASRIKQWTERDPVMSQVKTFLLQGWPSVIEGEELRPYTKRKTELSLQDGCIFWGARVIVPPPGRSQIVEEIHETHPGASRMKSLARSYVWWPGLDKDLEDKVKGCTQCQINQNMPPPAPLHPWEWPDRPWSRLHMDFAGPFKGQMFLLMVDAHSKWIEAHIMSNITAPTTIDKLRQVFAVHGLPDTLVTDNGPTFTSELFSEFMQQNGIHHIRTAPFHPASNGLAERAVQTVKEGLKRMTGDSLSTQLSRFLFKYRLTPQTTTGRTPAEMLMGRRPKSRLDLLRPDMKAKVQGKQEKQKERHDQHARERQLKPDDCVYVRNFSSNNNQQWLPGIILKRSGPVSYVVKLTDGRIFRRHQDHVRLRQDTGSETDSSTEFPGAGPTAVGVGSPESETRTEASVSSGEDGHSHTDIQTSPSLPTPDPPKSPTPAVSAGSPEVVRRSHRTRKPPDRLNV